One genomic region from uncultured Cohaesibacter sp. encodes:
- a CDS encoding hydantoinase B/oxoprolinase family protein, which translates to MSTIDPITVEVIGSALSSIVEEMGEALVRASYSTNIKERRDCSTALFDNKGNTLCQAEHIPMHLGSFIGILPHIMKRFDIADIKPGDVFIGNDAYEGGATHLPDIVMAEPIYVDEMLVGWAVNTAHHSDFADLGHEHIFQEGIRIPPVRLYKAGELQEDIQNLFLLNCQVPHERISDLRAQMSANRLCVQRMQDLCAKYGTEKVLAAGEELQDYAERKMRAGIAAIPDGTYSFSDIFDSNQWKERMEFSVDITVAGDEMTLAFDGPPQVRSGLNMIYTSLLASCYYAVKAVVDPTILPNAGLARPLTVTAPEGSILNCKHPAAVEGRIAACQRVADIIEGALAKAIPSKVPAAGNGCCTGAIFNGTREDGSIWVYLETIGGGGGARPTKDGLSGIQVHLTNTSNLPVEALELEYPLTLLRYELVDGSAGGGQYRGGMGIRRVYRVEQPCRFSVEASRVSSCAWGLEGGKPGEMTHLDFGDGRTEFKGMADLKPGQIVEIVTPGGGGYGDPAKRSEEAIERDLAEDRISKDYAKQVYGYTQ; encoded by the coding sequence ATGAGCACGATCGATCCAATCACCGTAGAAGTCATCGGCTCCGCCCTGTCTTCCATCGTGGAAGAAATGGGCGAAGCACTGGTGCGCGCGTCCTATTCCACCAATATCAAGGAACGCCGCGACTGCTCCACCGCCCTGTTCGACAACAAGGGCAACACCCTGTGTCAGGCAGAGCATATCCCGATGCATCTTGGCAGCTTCATCGGCATTCTGCCTCATATCATGAAGCGCTTCGATATCGCCGACATCAAGCCCGGTGACGTCTTCATCGGCAACGATGCCTACGAAGGCGGTGCAACCCACCTGCCTGACATCGTGATGGCAGAACCGATCTATGTCGATGAGATGCTGGTTGGCTGGGCTGTAAACACCGCCCACCATTCCGACTTCGCTGACCTCGGCCATGAACATATCTTCCAGGAAGGCATCCGCATTCCACCGGTTCGTCTCTATAAAGCTGGCGAATTGCAGGAAGACATCCAGAATCTGTTCCTGCTGAACTGTCAGGTGCCGCACGAGCGCATCTCCGACTTGCGCGCCCAGATGTCGGCCAACCGCCTCTGCGTCCAGCGCATGCAGGATCTCTGCGCCAAATATGGCACGGAGAAAGTGCTCGCAGCCGGTGAAGAGTTGCAGGATTATGCCGAACGCAAGATGCGCGCCGGTATCGCAGCCATTCCCGATGGCACCTATTCCTTCTCTGATATCTTCGACAGCAACCAGTGGAAGGAGCGCATGGAATTCTCGGTTGACATTACAGTCGCCGGAGATGAAATGACGCTCGCATTTGACGGCCCACCGCAGGTGCGCTCAGGCCTTAACATGATCTATACCTCGCTTCTGGCCTCTTGCTACTATGCGGTCAAGGCGGTTGTCGATCCGACCATCCTGCCAAATGCAGGTCTGGCCCGTCCCTTGACGGTCACCGCACCGGAAGGCTCAATCCTCAACTGCAAGCATCCCGCTGCCGTTGAAGGCCGGATCGCGGCTTGCCAGCGCGTTGCCGACATTATCGAAGGCGCTCTGGCCAAGGCCATCCCGAGCAAGGTTCCTGCTGCGGGCAACGGCTGCTGCACAGGCGCAATTTTCAATGGCACCCGTGAAGACGGGTCCATCTGGGTGTATCTGGAAACCATTGGCGGCGGCGGTGGTGCTCGCCCGACCAAGGACGGTCTGTCCGGTATTCAGGTACACCTGACCAACACATCGAACCTGCCCGTTGAAGCACTCGAGCTGGAATATCCGCTCACGCTGCTGCGCTACGAGCTGGTGGATGGATCTGCCGGTGGTGGGCAATATCGAGGCGGCATGGGCATTCGACGCGTCTATCGCGTGGAACAGCCCTGCCGTTTCTCGGTCGAAGCCTCCCGCGTCAGTTCCTGTGCATGGGGACTGGAAGGCGGCAAGCCAGGTGAGATGACCCATCTGGACTTTGGCGACGGACGCACCGAGTTCAAGGGCATGGCCGATCTCAAACCCGGCCAGATCGTCGAAATCGTCACCCCCGGCGGCGGTGGCTATGGCGATCCGGCCAAGCGGTCCGAGGAAGCCATCGAGCGCGATCTCGCAGAAGACCGCATCTCCAAGGATTATGCAAAACAGGTTTACGGTTACACGCAATAA
- a CDS encoding GntR family transcriptional regulator, with protein sequence MSENSNPLAKNAAAPLYEQLKFALKEMISSCALGPGDAIPTETELCKRYDVSRITVRRAITELEDEGVLEKRHGKGTFVTLPKMETSLLNLGGFSESFALRRYRVEKEILEMGEQDADEDLGDKLAIAPGSKLLHISRLITADSTPITIESSYFSLDLFPGLLDEIHDDTSLYSLMQTKYGREVKHAKRVINCRISTPKECEIFHCNSGDIMFEVEKTVYGDERETPLQYSMLLTPSARMNLVIEI encoded by the coding sequence TTGTCTGAGAATTCGAATCCACTTGCCAAGAATGCTGCGGCCCCACTCTATGAGCAGCTCAAATTTGCGCTCAAGGAAATGATTTCGTCCTGCGCACTCGGGCCCGGCGATGCGATTCCGACGGAGACCGAATTGTGCAAGCGCTACGACGTCTCTCGCATCACCGTGCGCCGCGCGATTACGGAGCTTGAGGATGAAGGGGTTCTGGAAAAGCGGCATGGCAAGGGCACCTTTGTCACCCTGCCCAAGATGGAAACCAGCCTGCTGAATCTTGGCGGTTTCTCTGAAAGCTTTGCCTTGCGCCGCTATCGGGTGGAAAAAGAAATTCTCGAGATGGGAGAGCAGGACGCCGACGAGGATCTTGGCGACAAGCTGGCTATCGCGCCGGGAAGCAAACTGCTTCATATCAGCCGCCTGATTACAGCCGACAGCACGCCCATCACGATAGAAAGCTCTTACTTCTCGCTGGATCTTTTTCCCGGATTGCTGGATGAGATTCATGATGACACGTCGCTCTATAGCCTGATGCAGACCAAATATGGTCGCGAGGTGAAACATGCCAAACGAGTCATCAACTGCCGGATTTCAACGCCGAAAGAATGCGAGATCTTCCACTGCAACAGCGGGGACATCATGTTCGAGGTTGAAAAGACGGTGTATGGCGATGAGCGGGAAACGCCGCTGCAATATTCCATGCTGCTTACCCCGAGCGCACGCATGAATCTCGTCATCGAAATCTGA
- a CDS encoding SIS domain-containing protein, giving the protein MNDQVKNTGLDEAIAAVAARESVTEFYFVACGGSNALLMQGQYIMDREAKGVAAYSYSSAEFLARAPVRLGKNSVVVTCSHSGNTPETIAATRYAREAGALTIAFTHKPESELDEAAEKSIYYEFDPLTVGEKHNALLLVQLVLGSLKELEGNTKIDQVKAALPTLHDKAEKVKAAHADNAKAWAESYKREPVIYTMSSGSCYSIAYSFAICLLQEMQWVNSAAIHSGEYFHGPFEITDFDTPFIVLKTLANSRKMDERALAFAEKYSKRLLVLDAEEFGVEEVAGDAAEYLVPIMFTALLRTYAVALSDSRGHPLTVRRYMWRMEY; this is encoded by the coding sequence ATGAATGATCAAGTAAAAAATACCGGCCTTGATGAGGCTATTGCTGCGGTTGCAGCACGCGAGTCAGTCACGGAATTCTATTTTGTCGCATGTGGGGGATCCAACGCCCTTCTCATGCAGGGCCAGTACATCATGGACCGCGAAGCCAAAGGCGTCGCAGCCTATTCCTACAGCTCCGCTGAATTCCTTGCTCGTGCGCCTGTCCGTCTCGGCAAGAATTCCGTTGTTGTTACCTGCTCCCATTCGGGCAACACCCCAGAAACCATCGCTGCAACCCGCTATGCACGCGAAGCTGGTGCCCTGACCATCGCCTTCACCCACAAGCCGGAATCCGAGCTTGATGAAGCCGCTGAAAAGTCCATCTATTATGAATTCGATCCGCTGACCGTTGGCGAAAAGCACAACGCTCTGCTTCTGGTGCAGCTGGTTCTGGGCTCCCTGAAAGAGCTGGAAGGCAACACCAAGATCGATCAGGTCAAGGCCGCACTGCCAACGCTTCATGACAAGGCTGAAAAAGTCAAAGCTGCTCACGCAGACAATGCTAAAGCCTGGGCTGAATCCTACAAGCGCGAACCAGTCATCTACACGATGAGCTCCGGTTCCTGCTACTCCATCGCTTATTCCTTCGCTATCTGCCTTCTGCAGGAAATGCAGTGGGTTAACTCCGCAGCGATCCATTCTGGCGAATATTTCCACGGTCCTTTCGAAATCACCGATTTCGACACTCCGTTCATCGTTCTGAAAACCCTTGCCAATTCCCGCAAGATGGACGAACGCGCTCTGGCATTTGCCGAGAAATATTCCAAACGCCTGCTGGTTCTCGATGCTGAAGAATTCGGCGTTGAAGAAGTTGCCGGTGATGCAGCGGAATATCTGGTTCCGATCATGTTCACCGCCCTGCTGCGCACCTATGCCGTTGCCCTCAGCGACTCCCGCGGTCATCCGCTGACCGTTCGTCGCTACATGTGGCGCATGGAATACTAA
- a CDS encoding PfkB family carbohydrate kinase has protein sequence MTLSPNRATLLGIGDNVVDFYLDRNEFFPGGNALNVAVLAKRFGLDDAGYIGIVGNDVEGGHVLASLAAENVWSERVRQAYGENGKAIVHLDEKGDRVFLRSNKGGIQKRLSLRMEEADLEAVERYGHVHSSLFSNLEHELPKIRERAQSVSFDFSWRHEMDYVKSIAPHITTAFFSGSALNDGEIDDLIDTVHKLGVSTVGVTRGSDGAFWMVDGKRYRQGIKPTTVIDTLGAGDSFIAGYISSILMGNAVEEALDQAATFAAKTCTVFGAFGHPYKVED, from the coding sequence ATGACCCTTTCCCCAAACCGTGCAACCCTGCTTGGCATCGGAGATAATGTCGTTGACTTCTATCTCGACAGAAACGAATTCTTCCCCGGCGGGAATGCTCTGAATGTCGCTGTTTTGGCCAAACGTTTCGGTCTTGATGATGCGGGTTATATCGGCATCGTCGGCAATGACGTGGAAGGCGGCCATGTTCTGGCTTCGCTCGCGGCAGAAAATGTCTGGTCTGAACGCGTCAGACAGGCCTATGGGGAAAATGGCAAGGCCATCGTGCATCTCGATGAAAAGGGCGACCGCGTTTTCCTCAGATCCAACAAGGGTGGTATCCAGAAACGGCTCAGTCTGCGCATGGAAGAGGCCGATCTCGAAGCCGTTGAACGCTATGGCCATGTGCACAGCTCGCTTTTTAGCAACCTCGAGCATGAGCTGCCAAAGATCCGCGAAAGAGCCCAAAGCGTCTCCTTCGATTTCTCATGGCGCCATGAAATGGATTACGTCAAAAGCATCGCACCCCATATCACGACAGCCTTCTTCTCTGGCTCGGCCCTCAATGATGGCGAGATCGACGACCTGATCGATACGGTTCACAAATTGGGCGTTTCCACCGTTGGCGTCACACGAGGCTCCGATGGAGCCTTCTGGATGGTCGATGGCAAACGCTACCGTCAGGGCATCAAGCCAACCACAGTGATTGATACTCTTGGCGCGGGCGACTCTTTCATCGCAGGGTATATTTCCAGCATCCTTATGGGCAATGCAGTCGAAGAGGCCCTTGATCAGGCAGCCACCTTTGCCGCCAAAACCTGCACGGTTTTCGGTGCCTTTGGCCATCCCTACAAGGTCGAGGACTAG
- a CDS encoding DUF2254 domain-containing protein has product MTKWQWLLLQLTRRLWVRAALIGLLGIGAAIVATLAETLVPWNPGVDISADAVNSILTIIASSMLTVTTFSLSVMTSAYRSATSNATPRATRLLIQDHMSQNVLSTFIGSFLFSIVGIVVLKTGAYGPQGRAVLFGVTILVIALIVVSLLKWIDYLTQLGRVEKAADRVEQATSQAISLRLSQPFLGGQPLRREERVPETAKTICSNQSGYVQHIDMQHLHDCVKEAGARAYLGVVPGHFVFDHAPLARIVLTSEHPDGEEADEQALEAVGKALEEAITIGQERSFDQDPRFGFCVLGEIATRALSPGINDSGTAIDIIGRLTRLLGLWSVEQSELVAEVEFPDIYVPPIEETDLFEDAFMQIARDGASHIEIQLRLRKALQALGQTGSVAFRQAAKEQAALAYKRANAALGMEEDKARLGAVTIE; this is encoded by the coding sequence ATGACAAAATGGCAGTGGCTTTTGCTGCAATTGACACGTCGACTATGGGTGCGTGCAGCGCTTATTGGCCTACTGGGAATTGGCGCTGCCATAGTGGCGACATTGGCCGAAACGCTTGTGCCGTGGAATCCAGGCGTTGATATCAGTGCGGATGCGGTGAACAGCATTCTGACCATCATTGCGTCGAGCATGCTGACGGTCACCACATTCTCTCTTAGTGTGATGACGTCGGCCTACCGCTCCGCCACGAGCAATGCGACGCCGCGTGCGACCCGATTGCTCATTCAGGATCATATGTCGCAGAATGTCCTGTCGACCTTTATCGGGTCTTTCCTGTTCAGTATCGTTGGCATTGTTGTGCTCAAGACGGGGGCCTATGGTCCGCAAGGACGTGCAGTTCTGTTTGGTGTGACGATCCTTGTTATCGCGCTGATCGTTGTCTCTTTGCTGAAATGGATTGATTATCTCACCCAGTTGGGGCGCGTGGAAAAGGCCGCTGATCGGGTTGAGCAGGCAACAAGTCAGGCGATATCGTTGCGCCTTTCCCAGCCATTTCTAGGAGGCCAGCCGCTCAGGCGCGAAGAACGCGTGCCGGAAACGGCTAAGACTATCTGCTCCAATCAATCTGGCTATGTGCAGCATATCGACATGCAGCATTTGCATGATTGCGTGAAAGAGGCTGGCGCGCGTGCCTATCTTGGTGTTGTTCCCGGCCATTTCGTCTTCGATCACGCCCCGTTGGCGCGCATTGTGCTGACATCCGAGCATCCGGATGGTGAGGAAGCGGATGAGCAGGCCTTGGAAGCTGTCGGCAAGGCCTTAGAAGAGGCAATCACCATAGGGCAGGAGCGCAGCTTTGATCAGGATCCGCGCTTTGGCTTCTGTGTGCTTGGCGAAATCGCCACACGCGCGCTTTCGCCGGGTATCAATGATTCCGGCACCGCCATCGATATCATAGGGCGCCTGACGCGTTTGCTTGGCCTCTGGTCAGTTGAGCAGAGTGAGCTTGTAGCGGAAGTGGAATTTCCGGACATCTATGTGCCGCCCATTGAAGAGACAGATCTGTTTGAGGATGCCTTCATGCAGATCGCACGGGATGGGGCTAGCCACATCGAAATACAATTGCGTTTACGCAAGGCGCTTCAGGCTCTTGGACAAACTGGGAGCGTGGCTTTCCGGCAGGCTGCCAAAGAACAGGCCGCTCTGGCTTATAAGAGAGCCAATGCAGCCTTGGGAATGGAAGAGGATAAAGCGCGTCTTGGCGCTGTGACCATCGAATAA
- a CDS encoding ABC transporter ATP-binding protein: protein MSALTLKNVYKAFGDTEVLKDISIEVEQGEFVVFVGPSGCGKSTLLRVIAGLEEATAGEVHIDGKLVNTVPPSKRGIAMVFQSYALYPHLNVANNMSLALKQEGVSKAEIAERVQEASRMLQLDDYLKRFPSELSGGQRQRVAIGRAVVRQPKLFLLDEPLSNLDAALRVSTRLEIASLHKQLDATMIYVTHDQTEAMTLADKIVVLRDGRVEQVGSPMELYNKPANKFVAGFLGSPAMNFLPASLLNDGDARVIGLRPEYIYLDENGPLSAKVQHVEQLGGDTNVIAMVGEHMVTVRLFGQHAIAPNQQLTLGFDPATLHYFDE from the coding sequence ATGAGCGCGCTAACTCTGAAAAATGTTTACAAGGCCTTTGGGGATACCGAGGTGCTCAAGGATATCAGCATCGAGGTGGAGCAGGGGGAGTTCGTGGTTTTTGTCGGACCTTCCGGCTGCGGTAAATCCACCTTGTTGCGTGTGATTGCCGGCCTTGAGGAGGCTACGGCGGGCGAGGTGCATATCGACGGCAAGCTGGTCAACACGGTGCCCCCCTCCAAGCGTGGCATTGCCATGGTGTTCCAATCCTATGCGCTTTATCCGCATCTCAATGTGGCCAACAATATGTCGTTGGCCTTGAAGCAGGAAGGGGTCAGTAAGGCCGAGATTGCCGAGCGCGTGCAGGAAGCGAGCCGCATGCTGCAGCTTGATGACTATCTCAAGCGCTTCCCTTCCGAGCTGTCCGGCGGACAGCGTCAGCGTGTGGCCATCGGTCGGGCCGTTGTGCGGCAGCCAAAGCTGTTTTTGCTCGATGAGCCGCTGTCCAACCTTGATGCCGCCTTGCGGGTCAGTACGCGGTTGGAAATTGCCAGCCTGCACAAGCAGCTTGATGCGACCATGATCTATGTGACCCATGATCAGACCGAAGCCATGACGCTTGCGGACAAGATTGTGGTCTTGCGCGATGGACGCGTGGAGCAGGTGGGCAGCCCGATGGAGCTTTACAACAAGCCCGCGAACAAGTTCGTGGCCGGGTTCCTTGGCTCTCCTGCCATGAATTTCCTGCCAGCTTCCCTGCTGAATGACGGGGACGCGCGTGTCATCGGTTTGCGCCCGGAATATATCTATCTTGATGAGAACGGCCCGCTTTCGGCCAAGGTGCAGCATGTGGAACAGCTTGGCGGGGATACGAATGTAATCGCGATGGTTGGCGAGCATATGGTGACGGTGCGCCTGTTCGGCCAGCATGCCATTGCGCCCAATCAGCAGCTTACGCTCGGTTTTGACCCTGCGACCCTGCATTATTTTGACGAATAG
- a CDS encoding Gfo/Idh/MocA family oxidoreductase yields MIRTLIAGLGNMGYAHALAHHNHPDSEIVALVNRTSEAPEGPLSGYQVYDDFYKALAASKPDLVVIATYTDTHVDFACAAMEAGAHVFVEKPLSMTVEGAKRVVETAKRTGKKLVVGYILRHHPSWVRFVAEARNLGGPYVFRLNLNQQSSGHEWETHKALMQTTSPIVDCGVHYVDVMCQITDAKPVKVNGIGLRLSDEIGPDMYNYGQLQVTFSDGSVGWYEAGWGPMMSETAFFVKDIVSPNGAVSIVDGNKGASADVDGHTKVGGILVHRPEGDQHIDLTGEPGHNELCAAEQAYILKAIREDIDLTRHMEDAVQSLAVCLAADESIRTGKTVLLEDNTQ; encoded by the coding sequence ATGATCCGGACACTTATTGCAGGGCTGGGCAACATGGGATATGCCCATGCGCTTGCCCATCACAATCATCCAGACTCTGAAATCGTCGCGCTGGTCAATCGCACAAGCGAAGCGCCGGAAGGGCCCTTGTCCGGTTATCAGGTATATGATGACTTCTACAAGGCTCTGGCCGCGAGCAAGCCCGATCTGGTGGTTATCGCAACCTATACCGATACCCATGTGGATTTCGCCTGCGCTGCGATGGAAGCCGGGGCCCATGTGTTTGTCGAAAAGCCACTGTCCATGACCGTGGAAGGGGCCAAACGGGTGGTCGAGACCGCCAAGCGGACAGGCAAAAAGCTGGTGGTGGGCTATATCCTGCGCCATCACCCCTCATGGGTGCGTTTTGTTGCCGAAGCGCGCAATCTCGGCGGACCCTATGTCTTCCGGCTTAATCTCAATCAGCAATCAAGCGGCCATGAATGGGAAACCCACAAGGCTCTGATGCAGACCACCAGCCCGATCGTGGATTGCGGGGTGCATTATGTGGATGTGATGTGTCAGATCACCGATGCCAAGCCGGTCAAGGTCAACGGAATCGGTCTGCGCCTCTCCGATGAAATTGGGCCGGACATGTATAATTATGGTCAGCTCCAGGTGACTTTCTCAGACGGCTCGGTTGGCTGGTATGAGGCGGGCTGGGGGCCGATGATGTCGGAAACCGCCTTTTTCGTCAAAGACATCGTTTCGCCGAACGGGGCTGTCTCCATTGTGGATGGCAACAAGGGGGCGAGTGCCGATGTGGATGGTCACACCAAGGTCGGTGGCATTCTGGTGCATAGGCCCGAAGGGGATCAGCATATCGATCTGACGGGTGAACCGGGGCACAATGAGCTGTGTGCTGCCGAGCAGGCTTATATCCTGAAGGCCATACGCGAAGACATCGATTTGACCCGCCATATGGAGGATGCTGTTCAGTCGCTTGCCGTTTGCCTTGCTGCTGATGAAAGCATCCGAACCGGTAAGACTGTACTTCTTGAGGACAATACGCAATGA
- a CDS encoding carbohydrate ABC transporter permease, with translation MNKARSNPVSAAAMHGALIIYTLIALFPVFVILINSFKSRRAIFREPLSLPSSDSFSLIGYETVMKQGDFFLYFQNSMIVTVGSLFLILLFGSMAAFALSEYRFKGNMIMGLYLALGIMIPIRIGTVAILEMMVATGLVNTLWSLILVYTAQGLPLAVFILSEFMRQVSDDLKDAGRVDGLSEYTIFARIVVPLVRPAMATVAVFNMIPIWNDLWFPLILAPAEETKTLTLGSQVFIGQFVTDWNAVLSALSMAILPVLILYVIFSRQLIRGITSGAVK, from the coding sequence ATGAACAAGGCACGATCCAATCCTGTCAGCGCCGCCGCCATGCATGGTGCGCTCATCATTTACACGCTGATTGCGCTGTTTCCTGTGTTCGTCATCTTGATCAACAGTTTCAAGTCCCGTCGGGCGATCTTTCGCGAACCTTTGTCCCTACCAAGCAGCGACAGCTTTTCGCTGATCGGCTATGAAACGGTGATGAAGCAGGGGGACTTCTTTCTCTATTTCCAGAACTCGATGATCGTCACGGTTGGCTCTCTGTTTCTCATTCTGCTGTTTGGCTCCATGGCCGCCTTTGCGCTTAGCGAATATCGCTTCAAGGGCAACATGATCATGGGGCTTTATCTGGCTCTTGGCATCATGATTCCAATCCGCATTGGCACAGTGGCCATTCTGGAAATGATGGTTGCCACGGGGCTGGTCAATACGCTCTGGTCGTTGATTCTGGTCTATACGGCTCAAGGGTTGCCGCTGGCCGTGTTCATCCTGAGTGAATTCATGCGGCAGGTGTCCGATGACCTGAAAGACGCCGGACGGGTGGACGGACTCAGCGAATATACCATTTTTGCCCGTATCGTCGTGCCGTTGGTGCGACCTGCCATGGCAACTGTTGCGGTGTTCAACATGATCCCGATCTGGAATGATCTGTGGTTCCCGCTCATCCTTGCGCCTGCGGAAGAAACCAAAACACTGACGCTGGGTAGCCAGGTCTTTATCGGCCAGTTTGTCACGGACTGGAATGCGGTGCTCTCCGCGCTGTCCATGGCGATCCTGCCGGTTCTCATTCTCTATGTTATTTTCTCGCGGCAATTGATCCGCGGCATCACGTCAGGGGCAGTCAAATGA
- a CDS encoding sugar ABC transporter permease: MQASRFRWHIVIFLAPAVIVYTAVMIFPLFNTLRLALYTDVDQARTFVGLDNFNMLFGDPRWSEQFWNALGNNFKFFFIHMLVQNPIGVALAALLSHPRLRFAALYRSAIFIPTILSFVIVGFAWKLILSPIWGIAPSMLDAVGLKSLFAPWLGKEAYALITLSLISVWQFVGIPMMLIYAALLSIPEEILEAGEIDGITGINAFWKIKLPLILPSIGIISILTFVGNFNAFDLIYAAQGALAGPDFSTDILGTFLYRTFFGFQLQLGDPYMGSAVAGTMFAIILVGVCIYLFGIQTRLRRYQL, encoded by the coding sequence ATGCAAGCTTCCCGCTTCCGATGGCATATTGTCATTTTTCTGGCACCGGCGGTTATTGTCTATACGGCGGTTATGATTTTTCCGCTGTTTAATACCCTGCGTCTGGCCCTTTATACCGATGTCGATCAGGCGCGCACCTTTGTCGGACTGGACAATTTCAACATGCTGTTCGGTGATCCGCGCTGGTCTGAGCAATTCTGGAATGCACTGGGCAACAACTTCAAATTCTTCTTCATCCATATGCTGGTGCAGAACCCGATCGGGGTCGCGCTGGCGGCGCTGCTCAGCCATCCGCGCTTGCGCTTTGCTGCGCTTTATCGCTCGGCCATTTTTATTCCCACGATCCTCAGCTTCGTGATTGTGGGGTTTGCCTGGAAGCTGATCCTGTCGCCGATCTGGGGCATTGCACCTTCCATGCTGGATGCGGTGGGGCTTAAATCCCTGTTCGCTCCATGGCTTGGCAAGGAAGCCTATGCATTGATAACGCTATCGCTGATTTCGGTCTGGCAGTTTGTCGGTATTCCGATGATGCTGATCTATGCGGCGCTGCTCTCGATCCCTGAAGAAATTCTGGAAGCAGGGGAGATTGATGGCATTACGGGCATCAACGCTTTCTGGAAAATCAAGTTGCCACTGATCCTGCCTTCCATCGGCATCATCTCGATCCTCACCTTCGTGGGCAACTTCAATGCCTTCGACCTGATCTACGCCGCCCAAGGGGCGTTGGCCGGGCCAGATTTCTCGACTGACATTCTGGGCACCTTCCTTTATCGCACCTTCTTCGGGTTCCAGCTTCAACTGGGGGATCCCTATATGGGGTCGGCCGTGGCAGGGACCATGTTTGCGATCATTCTGGTCGGGGTGTGCATCTATCTGTTTGGCATCCAGACGCGCCTGCGGCGCTACCAGCTTTAG